One Antedon mediterranea chromosome 1, ecAntMedi1.1, whole genome shotgun sequence genomic window, AAAGATCAAATATCCTTGCATTGACTAtaaactaaaattaataattaacaataataaatgataagTGTGCTTAAAATGATGACCCTTGCTGGGGAATTCCATGTTTACAGTTGGACAATTGGGGAAGAAACAGGGTTTTCTTTTCATTTACCTTCAATTCCATTTAAGTGgattgcaattttttttcccAAGCAAGAAAAATAGTTAAGTCTCCATTTGCATCTTGTTACTCACCATACTTACCATTATTCACTTTATTTTTGGGGACCCCTTTGGAAACAAGCCCTTGGGCTTAAAAAAAGGCTTATCCCCCTGCTTTCCAGGTTTTTTTTTGTCTCAAGTCTTTGTATTATTCTATAAACTtgatttcttctagagaagaccccaaatgatggctattactaatgttttcatttatgtacacatctatatattatactgtttaatgccattgttgaacaaataaatgtttttttgaaattgaattgaattgaaataataatatcccggatttatatagcgcctaatgtttatatagcgcctaatgtttatatagcgcctaatgtttatatagcgcctaatgtttatatagcgcctaatgtttatatatagcgcctaatgtttatatagcgcctaatgtttatatagcgcctaatgtttatctacgctcgcgctaaggtcaaattttcgTTCGCCAGAATGGCGAaaggttttgaaaaacattagccaaattgaaaatcctttagccaaatttaaaaaaccataaaaattcgCAAAAacgtttattaaataaataatgcatgtatttgtttgttattttacttcttttacatttatattattattaggtatcccaatgaagctGATTTTCGTTACtgcgattttaacacgttcgtgaaatttcaaaaagtgacgtgtctttgaagttaaaaatatactatttcttatgtacccatgagaataaaaattatatgcctggaaagatcttgtttaagggattgtttttatatatttttaatctatgtttattaaatattttaatagaaaacgcgagttaaaaatgaggtacaaaagccggcgagccgaaatccgcgcgctaaaaataactttggaaaacacctacccatttacgcacccgatcgcacgaggtccataataagtggtggagtaatttttgttgcatgttatcaggctttaaatactctttattttgatatgtaaatcggttattattattatgtacatccgcctcatatgtcaattttaacgataaaaattgaatttttgagtctttctcattatcaaaatctggctaatttagtattgaattaaagctaatttatatttctgtttgataaaaccacatcgttttatttgactttgcgtggacctcgtgcgaagaAGCCAACAAGAcaaaccactgaaaaaaataatccctaccataaatatcagtgtttaccattttccttacgggggattcagttctccgcttattactaaattaccgtcgcccaggcaatgtgcatggtatgcatgtattagcgcgttaattaatgattggataacccccgcagtggactgttccattttctgaactagtcttcgccgcacacgaggcatgtcgaaaaatgtcgcctctcatcatggaatatttgcttcgaaacgtcaattttaccgatttattaaattatttaataagtggaatatttatcaatctattatataaaacaagtacgttaggaaaaaatgtaccgcagaaatttaagaagctttgaatttgctatgcagcggccgtaacccattctatgtaggcggccgaaacgcgctttggccagGGTTGCCATTGTAGGAGTATACGCTGTTTCTTAGCTATTCAATTTAAagcgcaactttcggttagaataatcgaaagggaaataaaattaaacatgttaacattatactattgaggtaattactttgttaaatttaaaattcccctttttaaataacagaacagcctcgtttacggaagtattcgtccacatgttgctgtttacattttcttctcgcgaagttcattttctacgtcgaagaatagggacttccccttttagttttattcgctcatcatcacgtcgacgacggccggccacgaaccaatcacattaactgtgtgtcattaaaacgtcatcgaggcacgctctgagcatgtttaaacagaactaaaaaaaatgaataaggCGATCATGACGTCGTCACATAAAATGCTGTGGTGGTAAAAAGTGTACCCGAGTCAAAAAGTACCGAAGTGTGCCGAATTGTCGCTCCCATAAGAAGTCACGCCgatcaggctaggcctaggcttggaaatgtgttttcgccaatttggcgaacgaggcaataattattttcgccaaatggagactccagtcgccattggcgaattggcgagcggttagcgcgagcgtagtttatatagcgcctaatgtttatatagcgcctaatgtttatatagcgcctaatgtttatatagcgcctaatgttttaaaacctctaagcgctgaacattattacctaTGAATTGATTTTCCTTCATATTTTACGCTGTTTAATAAATTGTACTGTCCatggaaagcaataaatattacttacttagCTATGATAGTACAGTGCACAATGACTGTACTGCCCAAATACATAGTATTAGTAACAAGACAGAGTGACAAGGGTGGTGAGTGGATACAAGACAGAGTGACAAGGGTGGTGGGTGGATACAAGACAGAGTGACAAGGGTGGTGGGTGGATACAAGACAGAGTGACAAGGGTGGTGGGTGGATACAAGACAGAGTGACAAGGGTGGTGGGTGGATACACtcaatttaacaattttagTCCACTTACTCATGACATTTCATCTGTATGTAATTTTTAGGTACAAGTCCTTCTCTTCCTTCATACTCCGCTTTAAACCAATTTCTATCGTGTTCTTTGtttaaaatctattaaaaaccaaatgtgaTTCAATATCTCATTAAAGATaaattgtcccccaaaatcataacaaatttaatattaattaaatcagactttgaatgacaaattaaatggtaaaattcaatcaaaaacccaTTGGATGCCAGCcaatttttcaggtaaataaattttgtttcgattaaatttttgttgtgtgtggtaactattatgtgacattaaaatggcatatttaacaaaagaagtttaaaaaaaaaagttcaggggataatacatctttaacacaGCTTTTTTAAATATCAGTTCTGTTTAATTTAATCTAAATAATCATAAACTCACTGGTTTAATGGGTCTATAACTAAAgaatatttcataattattttattattgtacagtatatagtttAATACACTAACGTAAATATCTTCCGTCTTTCTTCAGTGGTtcattatgcacttgtcaattgtatgacccactatacgacccccgggagaggtgcgtcatttgtccgatgtgcgtcatacttttgaataccatgacgcacccgtgcgtcaaaaaggtgacttacctttaggtgaccatgacgcacccattttgacgcactgtgaccatgttgtttatgatatggtgggtggtaaagtgacggacattgacacaccttgttcattgatgtgacgtaccatctaggttttttgacgcacccctgcgtcagtaattatttgtaaatgacgcaccccatgacgcacctctcccgggggtcgtatagtgagtcatacaattgacaagtgcattattgCTGTAACATCTTTTCCATGCATGttttttctaggcctacatttcatttcaaattacattttatatcttTTCTTTGTGAATATACAAATACCtcacaaaaaattatttttgatctacagcctaggcctactaggctaggggCTAGGGCCTAGGGGCTAGGGCCTAGGGGCTAGGGCCTAGGGGCTAGGGCCTAGGGGCTAGGGCCTAGAggggctagggcctaggctagaaagAAGTATAAATACTTTTCTTCTTAATTGTTTTTCTAGCGGCCCTTGACTATTTACACTGAAAAGAAGACACGCATCCTattcctagcctaggcctagcctacttaagatttataaaataaaataaactcaTTTGAATTCCCAAAAGATTAATGACGCAAAAGTACAGGAAACTTAAAACATCCTTGAAACAAAACACAGACAGACTGTTCTTAATTAACTATCTAGTCTaataagtataggcctagctcCTATTCCAGTCTAGGCCGGCTCGGGTACTAGtcttctagctaggcctaggctacaagCAAAGTTTGACATCAAAGAAATTATCAACCGGATCGACAGCTCCCTGATTATGATTTTATAGTTTCTGTCTGGTACTACGACATACAGGAGGCGGCCTACAGTTGGAAATATCCTAATCTATTATGTATATTGGCTCATCAAATAGTTAATTAAAATACACATCTGACGTTATTTGTACACATAGCATGTACACACATTTTATATATGTCATTTACCTTTAAAACTTGGCCTTTATTAAAAGATAATTCATCTTCTGCCGTTGCTTTGAAATCAAACAAGGCAATTGCTTCCATTTTTATTGACTGACGATCCTACTGCTTTCGCAAGTGTTCAGAACAATCGACAATTTATGAGTTAAAAATACCCAAATATCCCTGTGTTTTACGTAAATCAACGCACGAATTATTAGTTTTGGTAGATCTATAGCAGATGGTGGTTTTAATAGTACACGTCTgctataaaaataagaaataatgtCCTTTTAAGACGAAAAAAACACGCTATTTCGTAGTCTTCCGTATTTCCTATTAGAATTACCGCAAGGGATTCTGGGTGTGATGATCTTCATGACACACATCAGTGGAACTTCCTGGTACACGACAGTATAGTTGAATTATTCTTTTGGGACAGTTTGTTTTTTAATCGCCACAAAAAaacacattgtttatttttagtcaccaaatatttattttccattttactATTATAACAATGCAACGTCATTCATTATTGCTATATATAGTTATTCCAGGAGATATTTTATCTCACCAATCCCGGTCGTGGCAATAACGTATCGGGTTGACTTTCATGGgaagttaaaatatatattacgtAATTGAAACTATAAAATGACAACTAACATTGAAGTAGACAATTGTGAAGGCTTATTATTACACAATCAATTGACCTATAAGTTCATGCAGTTCAAGTACAATAACCAtgttaaagaaattaatttcGTGATTTTAATCAAGAGTATTTACGACTTatgttaggcctacattctGTGTGAACTCGGACAATTTAATAGGAAttgattttaacatttataGGCAATAACTATAACTAATAACTGCACGTCCGCTCCTGTAATTATTGATTTATAGATTTAACGTATGGGGCAGGGAACATGCCTTCTTTACCACTAAGACGCCCTCTCCACCAATTCTGATCGGTTCTATCGATGACCTCTATGTGTTGACCCTTTAATAAACTTAGTTCCCCTTCCTCCTGTGCCACGAAATCAAATAGAGCTTCTACAATCATCTATTAATATGAGAgaggtaatataaataaaatactacaaGTAccgtaaacaaattaattatactgTTACTATACTATACTGTAGATCGATACCAATGCAGTTTCAATGTTATAGCCTATATGGGCAGAAATAAATGCACGTAAGCCTATATTTTGTGTTAGTTCAGTCGCAAAAtataaatgcacaaaattgtatCGTTGTACCTCGTTTTCCTGGTGCATGTCTTTCAGATATATGGTTTGTGTTCGGCTAACGGAAGAAGTACGATGATAATCCACCAACTGGTTCAGAGAGTTGAACTTAACGACCCACAAGAAGTATTTTCCAGCTCCGTCTCGTAAAACTTTAAAATGCTGGACTCCAGTACCAAATCTGTAACAAAAAGTCAGCATTTGTCAGCCGCATGACAATTACGAAAATACCAAAAGTAGACGCGCGCGCCGCGTAGCAGCGTACAAACGTTGATAATATTTAATACATCTATACCactgtactattattatacatattttgctttttaaatgaaaaattaaaatgacgttATACGTTTATTACgataaaaagtacgtgaaattGAAGATAACAGGTAGATATTTGTGTAAGAACTACAGTAAAAGATCGGTAAGCTGAAAGCAGATAGAGGGCGACATACCGACATTTTAATAAtcgaaataataatatgaaataattatataaatagacTCACTTAACGGAAAGAGAAAAATCTCCGGGTGTACTCTCGCTTTCCCGAATAAGGAAAGCGCCATCAAATTGCTGGCTTATTAATGTATCCTCAGCATTGCGTCGAGTTATCTTTCCTTTATACCACCTAACGAAAACGAAGAAAACTTATAAATggtttagtttaaaatatttgatcTATTGACAGTCATGAGCAACCACTGCAGACTGGGTCGAACTTTTTATAAAACATtgtttgataaataaaatataaaacagaacCAAACAGTTCCTTTTCAGCACCTCAACTCCCCGTCGGACCAAATTAGGCGTAcgaatgattaaaaaaaacactagGAGGCGCGGCCTGCGCTAAATTTAAGCATAATACACCCGTCCGTACTTAAACAAAAGcagtcattttaatttcaacttACTCGTGTGCTTTCATTTGAATATAATTTTTTGGAATCAATCCTTCTCTTCCATCTTGTTCCGCTTTAAACCAATGTCTATCTTCATCTGTATTTAACACCTTTGGTTTGGAAgagaaaaaatgtatattttagaCTTAAAAGTATCCAGCTAAGTAAGTTCTAAGTTACGAAACGATAACATTAAAAGAGTGGTTGAGAGGTCTGCTATTACAAACTCTTAATCGATTTGGTATAATGCCATTTTATAAGAAGAACCCGACTTGTACTTCACTGCAGTTTAAGTTGTAGAACCTACATGATGACTGAATTACCAGGGACTATTAAAATAACTCCGATCTGCTGAAGGTTATCAAATAATCCAAAAGGGACATCTACAAATCGGTCCTAAATGTATCATTACTCTACTATACGACGAGCGGTCGGCGACCGATGGTTATTTAGAGGTTAATGATGAATGTTATTGATGATTATTAGACAACAATGGTAAAATGTAGCCTATTGTACGGATTGTATCCCGGATTGCCTACTGTGCTGCTCATAATATTATTGTCAACAATTacatatagttttttttttttttgtcttatttgGGTTCGTCCCacacttttatttcatcatcttttAAACTATTCAAATTCAGCAAACACATTATAAAAAACAACTTTGACAGACAGATAGACAGCACAAACACTAAGAGAAGAGGCAACCCTTACGAGTTTTAACTCACTGCTTATTTAATGTCACTAAATGTAAGATAGTTTTTATAAGCTAACGAAGCTGCTATACCTTCACTATTGATCCTTTTTTGATGGACAGTTCGTCATCTTCTGTGGCTGTAAAATCGTATAATACTATGGCTTCCATAATGCAACGACATTTAACTATAGCATcaacattacaaaataaagcAAAAATCTGCAAGGTCCGGAAATCGACCAAACGTTGGCCTGTTAATCGACCTTTACGCCCGTTAAAACCACTAAAGTAGCCTACTGTTATATTCCAGTTGGTTGGCTAAATCCAGATAGTTTTTAAAATCTCAAAATTTCGaagaagaataacaaaaaaCAGCAATTAACAGGTGCATTGATAGCAAGGTTATCCACCCTCTGATTGGTTGACTCGAGAACAATGGATTACGTAACATGCAGGCATCATTGGGGACAAAAGGATTAAGCCGCATGTATTGTTTAAACTATTTAGCCAAGGCGTCGTATAACTATGGT contains:
- the LOC140051871 gene encoding growth factor receptor-bound protein 2-like, with the translated sequence MEAIVLYDFTATEDDELSIKKGSIVKVLNTDEDRHWFKAEQDGREGLIPKNYIQMKAHEWYKGKITRRNAEDTLISQQFDGAFLIRESESTPGDFSLSVKFGTGVQHFKVLRDGAGKYFLWVVKFNSLNQLVDYHRTSSVSRTQTIYLKDMHQENEMIVEALFDFVAQEEGELSLLKGQHIEVIDRTDQNWWRGRLSGKEGMFPAPYVKSINQ